A region of Chelonoidis abingdonii isolate Lonesome George chromosome 8, CheloAbing_2.0, whole genome shotgun sequence DNA encodes the following proteins:
- the SLC19A3 gene encoding thiamine transporter 2 — MACWKEIRSSSWIYPTLVLCIYGFFSMMRPSEPFLTPYLTGPDKNLTIDEVTNQVFPVWTYSYLVLLFPVFLITDYLRYKPIISLQGLSFIITWLMLLFFQGVLAMQWMEFFYGMVTATEVAYYAYIYSVVSADHYQKVTSYCRSITLVSTTVAAVLGQLLVSLAELSYFYLNAISLASLSLAFLASFFLPMPKKSMFFHKNHILETPQGRMGQDTMSNVPSINGQPSCQEDKDAAKSSVISRTLPECQSDKHQCHMLAQLCKDLKECYCTKKLLYWSLWWALATAGYNQIVNYIQVLWDDKAPSQNYDIYNGAVEAAATFLSSVTSMAVGYVKINWDLSGELALGIFSALDAGSLFLMHFTTNIWACYASYLVFKSCYMLLITISTFQIAVNLSMERYALMFGFNNFVALVIQTIITVVVVDSRGLGLKIVTQFLIYGSYFAVIAGIFLIRSIYTIVSIQCKKETQNSSNGSQNIKEQESETRL, encoded by the exons ATGGCTTGCTGGAAGGAAATACGAAGCAGCAGCTGGATTTATCCTACTCTGGTTCTCTGCATTTATGGATTTTTCTCCATGATGAGGCCATCAGAACCTTTCCTCACCCCTTATCTAACAGGACCAGATAAAAACCTGACTATCGATGAG gTTACAAACCAGGTTTTCCCAGTTTGGACATACTCCTACCTGGTGCTGCTGTTTCCCGTTTTCTTGATTACGGACTATCTGCGCTATAAGCCCATCATTAGTCTACAAGGCCTTAGCTTCATTATTACATGGCTGatgcttttatttttccaagGAGTGTTAGCCATGCAGTGGATGGAGTTTTTTTATGGGATGGTAACAGCCACTGAAGTTGCCTATTATGCCTACATTTACAGCGTTGTCAGTGCTGATCATTATCAGAAAGTGACTAGTTATTGCAGAAGCATCACACTTGTTTCAACCACAGTTGCAGCAGTGCTGGGGCAACTTTTAGTATCTTTGGCAGAGCTATCCTATTTTTATCTAAATGCCATTAGTTTGGCTTCTCTGTCCTTGGCCTTCCTAGCCTCATTTTTTCTACCAATGCCAAAAAAAAGTATGTTCTTTCACAAAAATCATATCCTTGAAACTCCCCAAGGAAGAATGGGACAAGACACAATGTCAAATGTACCCAGCATTAACGGGCAGCCAAGTTGCCAAGAGGACAAAGATGCTGCGAAATCATCCGTCATTTCCAGGACATTGCCTGAATGCCAGTCTGACAAGCACCAGTGTCATATGCTTGCGCAGTTATGCAAGGATTTAAAGGAATGCTATTGCACAAAGAAGCTTCTTTACTGGTCCCTATGGTGGGCTTTAGCCACTGCAGGCTATAACCAGATCGTGAATTACATCCAGGTGTTATGGGACGACAAAGCACCCTCTCAGAATTATGACATTTATAATGGGGCTGTTGAGGCTGCAGCAACATTTCTGA GTTCAGTAACCTCCATGGCAGTAGGATATGTGAAAATTAACTGGGATCTTTCAGGAGAGCTAGCACTGGGAATcttctctgcactggatgctggTTCTCTATTTCTCATGCATTTTACTACCAACATCTGGGCATGCTATGCTAGCTATCTAGTTTTCAAGTCATGTTATATGCTCCTCATAACAATATCAAC GTTTCAGATCGCTGTCAATCTAAGCATGGAACGCTACGCTTTGATGTTTGGATTCAACAACTTTGTTGCACTGGTGATTCAGACCATTATAACTGTAGTCGTGGTTGATTCAAGAGGTCTGGGATTGAAGATAGTCACCCAG tTCCTAATTTATGGCAGTTACTTTGCAGTCATAGCTGGGATTTTCTTGATCAGAAGCATTTACACAATTGTCTCAATCCAATGCAAAAAGGAAACACAGAACTCGTCCAACGGATCTCAGAACATTAAGGAACAAGAATCAGAAACCAGATTATAA